From Mercenaria mercenaria strain notata chromosome 17, MADL_Memer_1, whole genome shotgun sequence, the proteins below share one genomic window:
- the LOC123536918 gene encoding acetylcholine receptor subunit beta-type unc-29-like — MVVKQKRLLTPSVKMKWSRTEFLMFAFIFIHLHVVSSQTYNEAVTLLRNKTFFYEKSLRPVTNQSSTLIVNVRFDLVSIQAFDEVQESLTVIGGLTLTWTDDLMKWNPADYSGMVDIVSESGKFWTPYLILTNSVNKLDKVGESWQRIRFTHKGVAVVIQADTWSTMCKADVKYYPWDDHWCGFEFSSAAYGQNEMTLQPVSDAVSTQYYTESGTWELKGSDIHVRYENSSVLFRIHIARKPLFVLVNVVVPIIAMTFLNAMIFVIPADSGERISYSITVLLAIAVFLTLVGENLPKTSNPMPVFSFYLLAVLLISMVITFANIFSLRLYHHNNTGPVKGVFATLTKCVLHVNKCKKENKTVDRANASTKENKTGNKTNVNKLDLSTGYEIEDNSVYACRSCSFMNTDITWKEVSVTFDKICLVVFNILLVLAAFVFFMCVYTKKKKM, encoded by the coding sequence atggTTGTAAAACAAAAACGTCTTCTTACGCCGAGTGTAAAAATGAAATGGAGCCGAACCGAGTTTCTTATGTTTGCGTTTATTTTCATTCACTTGCATGTCGTTTCAAGTCAGACGTACAATGAAGCTGTTACacttttaagaaacaaaacatttttctatgaAAAGAGTCTCAGACCAGTTACAAATCAGTCATCCACATTGATTGTAAATGTTCGGTTTGATCTAGTTTCTATTCAAGCTTTTGATGAGGTTCAAGAGAGCCTGACAGTTATTGGTGGTCTTACATTAACCTGGACCGATGATTTAATGAAATGGAATCCTGCAGATTATAGCGGAATGGTAGATATTGTTTCAGAAAGTGGTAAATTCTGGACGCCGTATTTAATCCTCACAAACAGTGTAAACAAGTTAGACAAAGTTGGCGAATCTTGGCAAAGGATTCGTTTCACCCACAAAGGTGTTGCTGTAGTTATTCAAGCAGACACGTGGTCGACCATGTGTAAAGCTGATGTTAAGTACTATCCATGGGACGACCACTGGTGTGGATTCGAATTTTCTTCAGCGGCGTACGGACAAAATGAAATGACGTTGCAGCCTGTCTCAGACGCAGTAAGTACGCAATATTACACAGAAAGTGGAACATGGGAGTTAAAAGGTTCAGACATACATGTACGTTATGAAAATTCCAGTGTATTGTTCCGTATTCATATAGCAAGAAAACCACTTTTCGTTCTTGTGAACGTTGTTGTGCCAATTATTGCAATGACGTTTTTGAATGCAATGATATTTGTGATACCTGCTGACAGCGGGGAACGTATTTCATACAGTATAACAGTTCTTCTGGCTATTGCAGTTTTTCTAACACTTGTTGGTGAAAACTTGCCTAAGACATCAAACCCCATGCCAGTATTCAGCTTCTACCTGCTAGCAGTATTGCTGATAAGCATGGTAATCACTTTTGCAAACATTTTTAGTCTACGACTTTATCACCATAACAACACAGGCCCTGTAAAAGGCGTATTTGCAACATTGACAAAATGTGTGTTACATGTGAATAAATGCAAGAAGGAAAACAAAACGGTAGACCGTGCAAATGCATCCACGAAGGAGAACAAAACtggaaacaaaacaaatgtaaacaaactggaTCTTTCAACGGGCTATGAAATAGAAGATAATTCAGTATACGCATGCAGGTCCTGTTCGTTTATGAATACAGATATAACATGGAAAGAAGTGAGCGTcacttttgacaaaatatgtCTAGTTGTTTTCAATATCCTTCTTGTATTGGCTGCATTCGTTTTCTTCATGTGTGTGTacactaaaaaaaagaaaatgtag
- the LOC123537100 gene encoding acetylcholine receptor subunit alpha-type acr-16-like, with protein MKLNRNSIVMCACIFIRLHLVSSQTYDEAVTVLRNKTFFYEKSIRPVTNQSSTLIVHINFDLVSIQDFDEVQESLTVIGGLTLTWTDDFIKWNPADYGGMVDIVSESGKFWTPYLILTNNVNKLDKVGESWQRIRFTNEGVAKVVQADTWSTLCKADVMYYPWDDHWCGFEFASVAYKPDEMTLQPGSDKISTHYYIESGAWELLGSDIQHDWSISRDSKVERAMHTRDEEDAEFGNFRVCLYSYSSAAATRDGTGQDRRERKEKKKWKA; from the exons ATGAAGTTGAACCGGAACTCTATTGTCATGTGCGCGTGTATATTCATACGCCTGCATCTTGTTTCTAGTCAGACTTACGATGAAGCAGTGACAGTCCTgcgaaacaaaacatttttctatgaAAAGAGCATAAGACCAGTTACAAACCAGTCGTCAACATTGATTGTACACATTAACTTTGACCTAGTTTCTATTCAAGACTTTGATGAGGTCCAAGAGAGCCTAACCGTTATTGGTGGTCTTACATTAACCTGGACAGATGACTTTATCAAATGGAATCCTGCAGATTATGGCGGAATGGTAGACATTGTTTCAGAGAGTGGTAAATTTTGGACGCCATATTTGATCCTGACCAACAATGTTAATAAACTGGACAAAGTTGGCGAGTCTTGGCAAAGAATCCGCTTCACCAACGAAGGTGTTGCTAAGGTTGTTCAAGCAGACACTTGGTCGACCTTATGTAAAGCTGATGTGATGTACTATCCATGGGACGACCACTGGTGTGGATTTGAATTTGCCTCAGTTGCTTACAAGCCAGACGAAATGACTTTGCAGCCTGGTTCAGACAAAATTAGCACACATTATTACATCGAAAGCGGAGCATGGGAGTTATTAGGGTCAGATATACAA CACGATTGGAGTATCTCCAGAGATTCCAAAGTGGAACGAGCTATGCATACAAGAGATGAAGAAGATGCTGAATTTGGCAATTTTCGTGTATGCCTATatagttactcgtcggcagcagcaacaagggacggaaCAGGGCAGGATAGAAGGGAGAGGAAGGAGAAGAAGAAATGGAAGGCCTAG